In the genome of Hymenobacter cellulosivorans, one region contains:
- a CDS encoding protein-L-isoaspartate(D-aspartate) O-methyltransferase, whose translation MHADTYRHRGLRRTLVEELRRKGIRDERVLTALATVPRHLFFEQAFQQHAYQDKAFPIGQGQTISQPYTVAYQTELLRLQPTDRVLEIGTGSGYQCAVLLQLTPTVYSIEYNAVLFENTRRRLAAFGLPAHLFCGDGSMGLPEHAPFDKILVTAGSPTIPRTLLRQLRVGGSLVIPVGNESSQRMMRVVRESAEEFVREEFEEFRFVPLLGQAGWPK comes from the coding sequence ATGCACGCTGATACCTACCGCCACCGAGGCCTGCGCCGTACCCTGGTTGAAGAACTGCGCCGCAAGGGAATCCGGGACGAGCGGGTACTGACGGCCCTGGCCACCGTGCCGCGCCACTTGTTTTTTGAGCAAGCCTTTCAGCAGCACGCCTACCAGGATAAAGCCTTTCCCATCGGGCAAGGCCAGACCATTTCCCAGCCCTACACGGTAGCTTACCAAACGGAGCTGCTGCGCCTACAGCCCACCGACCGGGTACTGGAAATCGGGACGGGCTCGGGCTACCAGTGCGCGGTGCTGCTGCAGCTTACGCCCACCGTGTATAGCATCGAATACAACGCGGTGCTGTTTGAGAATACGCGCCGCCGCCTGGCTGCCTTCGGGCTGCCGGCTCATTTATTTTGCGGCGACGGCTCGATGGGTTTGCCCGAGCACGCGCCCTTCGACAAGATTCTGGTGACGGCCGGCTCGCCCACCATTCCCCGCACGTTGCTGCGGCAGCTGCGCGTGGGCGGCTCCCTGGTGATTCCGGTGGGCAACGAAAGCAGCCAGCGCATGATGCGGGTGGTGCGCGAAAGCGCCGAGGAGTTTGTGCGGGAGGAATTCGAGGAGTTTCGCTTCGTGCCCCTGTTGGGCCAGGCCGGCTGGCCGAAATAA
- a CDS encoding acyl-CoA thioesterase, with the protein MRKQKPVKESFVIMTELVLPNDTNTLHNLMGGRMMHLMDIAAAISAQKHSNRIVVTASVDNVSFRDSIALGSVVTLQAQVTRSFNSSMEVHIDVWAEDIPSGTKMKTNEAFFTFVAVDQTGRPIDVPEAVAETEEEIRLYDGALRRRQLRLVLGGRMKPHEATELKALFDLE; encoded by the coding sequence ATGCGCAAACAAAAGCCCGTTAAAGAATCCTTCGTGATTATGACCGAGCTGGTACTGCCCAACGATACCAACACGCTCCACAACCTGATGGGAGGCCGCATGATGCACCTGATGGACATTGCCGCGGCCATTTCGGCGCAGAAACACTCCAACCGCATCGTCGTGACGGCCTCGGTCGACAACGTGTCGTTCCGCGACAGTATCGCCCTGGGCAGCGTCGTGACGCTGCAGGCCCAGGTGACGCGCTCCTTCAACTCCTCGATGGAAGTGCACATCGACGTGTGGGCCGAGGATATTCCCAGCGGCACGAAGATGAAAACCAACGAGGCCTTTTTCACCTTCGTAGCCGTCGACCAAACTGGGCGCCCCATCGACGTGCCCGAGGCCGTGGCCGAAACCGAGGAGGAAATCCGCCTCTATGACGGGGCCCTGCGCCGCCGCCAGCTCCGCCTCGTGCTCGGCGGCCGCATGAAGCCCCACGAGGCCACCGAGCTCAAGGCGTTGTTTGATTTAGAGTAA
- a CDS encoding TlpA disulfide reductase family protein: MKSLLLVTTVLGMANACSKSTTPTTGAGGAGYQINGQLTNAPAGTKVYLAELGETQFVSRDTASVDEQGRFTLKGSVPEAGLYQVKINDANQVMLALDNQSNIQLSGDAKKLTDGYVVKGSKDSESLQQLGRAMMQSKHDMAMLEMRYNNSAQAGQSDSMKVIEAKFYAAQAQNTAVLKQLIRQNPNSVVSAFAVGNLLNPEEQFAFIDSIATGLKKNLPDSRYTKSLAAKLDPLRATAVGAAAPEISLPAPDGKTVPLSSLRGKYVLIDFWASWCGPCRKENPNVVRAYNKFKGKGFEIYSVSFDQDREKWLKAITADGLTWTHVSDLRGWESAAGQTYGVKAIPQSVLLDPQGRIVAKNLRGDALEAKLASVLK; encoded by the coding sequence ATGAAAAGCTTACTTCTGGTAACCACCGTGCTGGGTATGGCCAACGCCTGCAGCAAATCGACGACGCCCACCACGGGTGCAGGCGGGGCCGGCTACCAGATCAACGGGCAGCTGACCAACGCCCCGGCCGGCACCAAGGTGTACCTGGCCGAGCTCGGTGAAACGCAGTTCGTGTCGCGCGACACGGCCTCGGTGGACGAGCAGGGGCGCTTCACGCTCAAGGGCTCGGTGCCCGAAGCCGGCTTGTACCAAGTGAAGATAAACGACGCCAACCAGGTAATGCTGGCCCTCGACAACCAAAGCAACATCCAGCTTTCCGGCGACGCCAAAAAGCTGACCGACGGCTATGTGGTGAAGGGCTCCAAAGATTCGGAGAGCCTGCAGCAGCTGGGCCGCGCCATGATGCAGTCGAAGCACGACATGGCCATGCTCGAAATGCGTTACAACAACAGCGCCCAGGCCGGGCAGTCAGACTCAATGAAGGTGATTGAGGCCAAGTTCTACGCCGCCCAGGCCCAGAACACGGCCGTACTCAAGCAGCTGATTCGCCAGAACCCCAACTCGGTAGTATCGGCCTTCGCCGTGGGCAACCTGCTCAACCCCGAGGAGCAGTTTGCCTTTATCGACTCCATTGCCACCGGGCTGAAGAAAAACCTGCCCGACTCGCGCTATACCAAGTCGTTGGCGGCCAAGCTTGACCCACTGCGGGCCACAGCCGTCGGTGCTGCCGCCCCGGAAATCAGCCTGCCCGCCCCCGATGGCAAGACTGTGCCGTTGTCCTCATTGCGCGGCAAGTACGTGCTGATTGACTTCTGGGCTTCTTGGTGCGGACCTTGCCGCAAGGAAAACCCGAACGTAGTACGGGCCTATAATAAGTTTAAGGGCAAGGGCTTCGAGATCTACAGCGTGTCATTCGACCAGGACCGCGAGAAGTGGCTTAAAGCTATTACCGCCGACGGCCTGACCTGGACCCACGTGTCGGATCTGCGGGGCTGGGAGAGTGCCGCCGGCCAGACCTACGGCGTAAAGGCCATCCCACAGTCGGTCCTGCTTGACCCCCAGGGGCGCATCGTGGCCAAAAACCTGCGCGGCGACGCTCTGGAAGCCAAGCTAGCCTCGGTACTGAAGTAG
- the gatB gene encoding Asp-tRNA(Asn)/Glu-tRNA(Gln) amidotransferase subunit GatB — protein sequence MDDAIKAKYQPVIGLEVHAQLLTQSKMYSSDENEYGALPNNNLSVITLGHPGTLPKVNRSAVEYAMKMGLATNCQITRDNLFARKNYFYPDLPKGYQITQDKTPICTAGNVPIRLADGSTKNIGITRIHMEEDAGKSMHLAGEVETLVDLNRAGVPLIEIVSEPDIRNADEAYAYLSEIKKLVVYLGICDGNMEEGSLRCDANISVMLKGADKFGTKVEVKNMNSFRNVQRAIEYEIERQIEVLEAGGTLDSETRGFDAATGTTSGQRSKETLNDYRYFPEPDLPPLIISDQWLHEVQASLPALPQQLYARFTGELGLSDYDATVLTDQKEVALFFDEVSRLTPNAKAAANWVQGPVKSFLNERALTMQDFPLTPQHLADIIKLIDENKVGHSVAAKQLFPYLLDNHGQSAAAAAEAQGLTQQSDAGALEAMIQQVLDANPAKVEEYRGGKKSLTGMFMGELMKLTGGKADPKLANQLLRQKLDA from the coding sequence ATGGACGACGCAATAAAAGCCAAATACCAGCCCGTCATCGGCCTGGAAGTACACGCCCAGCTGCTGACGCAGAGCAAGATGTACTCCTCGGACGAGAATGAGTACGGCGCCCTGCCCAACAACAACCTGTCGGTAATCACGCTGGGCCACCCCGGTACCCTGCCCAAGGTAAACCGCTCGGCCGTGGAGTACGCCATGAAAATGGGCCTGGCCACCAACTGCCAGATTACCCGCGACAACCTGTTTGCCCGCAAAAACTACTTCTACCCCGACCTTCCCAAGGGCTACCAGATAACCCAGGATAAAACCCCGATCTGCACGGCCGGCAACGTACCGATTCGCCTGGCCGACGGCTCGACCAAGAACATCGGCATCACCCGCATCCACATGGAGGAAGACGCGGGCAAGTCGATGCACCTGGCCGGGGAAGTCGAAACACTCGTGGATTTGAACCGCGCCGGCGTGCCGCTGATTGAAATCGTGTCGGAGCCCGATATCCGCAACGCCGACGAAGCCTACGCTTACCTGAGTGAAATCAAGAAGCTGGTGGTGTACCTGGGCATCTGCGACGGCAACATGGAGGAAGGCTCTTTGCGCTGCGACGCCAACATTTCGGTGATGCTCAAGGGCGCCGACAAGTTTGGCACCAAGGTGGAGGTCAAGAACATGAACTCCTTCCGCAACGTGCAGCGGGCCATTGAGTACGAAATCGAGCGGCAGATTGAGGTCCTGGAAGCCGGCGGCACGCTCGACAGCGAAACCCGGGGCTTCGATGCTGCTACTGGCACCACCAGCGGGCAGCGCTCCAAGGAAACCCTGAACGACTACCGCTACTTCCCTGAGCCTGACCTGCCCCCGCTTATCATCAGCGACCAGTGGCTGCACGAGGTGCAGGCTTCCTTGCCGGCCCTGCCGCAGCAGCTCTACGCCCGCTTTACCGGCGAGCTGGGCCTCTCGGACTACGACGCGACGGTGCTTACCGACCAGAAGGAAGTGGCTTTGTTCTTCGACGAAGTTTCGCGCCTGACTCCCAATGCCAAGGCTGCCGCCAACTGGGTGCAGGGCCCCGTGAAATCCTTCCTCAACGAGCGGGCTCTGACAATGCAGGACTTTCCGCTCACGCCCCAGCACCTGGCCGACATCATTAAACTCATTGATGAAAACAAGGTAGGCCACTCGGTAGCAGCCAAGCAGTTATTCCCGTACCTGCTCGATAACCATGGCCAGTCGGCAGCGGCAGCAGCGGAGGCCCAGGGCCTCACGCAGCAGTCGGACGCCGGGGCCCTGGAGGCCATGATTCAGCAGGTGCTGGACGCCAACCCCGCTAAAGTAGAAGAGTACCGCGGCGGCAAAAAGTCGTTGACCGGCATGTTTATGGGGGAGCTCATGAAGCTCACTGGCGGCAAGGCCGACCCCAAGCTGGCCAACCAATTGCTGCGCCAGAAGCTCGACGCCTAA
- a CDS encoding LIC11966 family surface protein, producing the protein MTTLTYCYISKSAHSENERKIEARRQDVVAQNKASLAKISHMPGFKGNTEFRDRAKAAFQQMLSVYSIDYQKVNTLAASRSKSLEAMQRYFDALEAAENKLEIAGDSVQAAQQRFATRFNLTMTEDREARKMNEVIRQVSEVNTYQHKIFLAYFRLERANAKLTDGLNAQDAKVFEAARLELEAETDKTLAELDAIPAFRGKDTQYRDAVRDYAKFYVIWSGNQFKKMTELLEQKDRLTKADANAFNGYITAYNKQNHKLLEAYNNAGNAFQAAYIPVFND; encoded by the coding sequence CTGACCACTCTTACCTATTGCTACATCAGCAAATCGGCCCACAGTGAGAATGAGCGCAAAATCGAGGCCCGCCGCCAGGATGTGGTGGCCCAGAACAAGGCGTCGTTAGCCAAAATATCCCACATGCCCGGCTTCAAGGGCAATACCGAGTTTCGGGACCGGGCCAAGGCCGCGTTTCAGCAGATGCTCAGCGTGTATTCGATTGACTACCAGAAGGTGAATACTCTGGCCGCCAGCCGCAGCAAGAGCCTGGAGGCCATGCAACGCTACTTCGACGCCCTGGAAGCTGCCGAAAACAAGCTGGAAATAGCCGGCGACAGTGTGCAGGCCGCCCAGCAGCGCTTCGCCACCCGCTTCAACCTGACCATGACCGAAGACCGCGAAGCCCGCAAGATGAACGAGGTCATCCGGCAGGTGTCGGAGGTGAATACCTACCAGCACAAGATTTTCCTGGCGTACTTCCGCCTGGAGCGCGCCAACGCCAAGCTCACCGACGGCCTCAACGCCCAGGATGCCAAGGTCTTCGAAGCGGCCCGGCTGGAGCTCGAAGCCGAAACCGATAAAACCCTGGCCGAACTGGACGCCATTCCGGCCTTCCGCGGCAAAGACACCCAGTACCGCGACGCCGTGCGCGACTACGCCAAGTTCTACGTTATCTGGAGCGGCAACCAGTTCAAGAAGATGACCGAGCTGCTTGAACAGAAGGACCGCCTCACCAAAGCCGATGCGAATGCCTTCAACGGTTACATCACGGCCTATAACAAGCAGAATCACAAGCTGCTGGAAGCCTACAACAACGCCGGCAACGCCTTCCAGGCTGCCTATATCCCGGTTTTCAACGACTAA
- a CDS encoding energy transducer TonB, producing MKHSFLVISALLGSALTAQAQQAPAAVIFHNYWSETVPEAQAAYRVQRTETPGTTRLDSVYRLVSPRLWTVKRTVWQPNGDTLTTTTHWRANGTLFYVSNELGTKLHGEQLSYDAQGQLRGRSHYEHGQKKTSECLTKVATVRACDEAEYVEQMPEYPGGMEAMLRYLGQSIRYPAAALKKRKQGKVFLQFVVNETGELRDIRVQKGVSAEIDAEALRVVRLMPRWTPGTQNGEPVPVHYTVPISFAIR from the coding sequence GTGAAGCATTCTTTTCTGGTTATAAGCGCCTTGCTCGGCAGCGCCCTTACGGCCCAGGCCCAGCAGGCTCCGGCCGCCGTTATTTTTCACAACTACTGGTCGGAAACTGTGCCCGAGGCGCAGGCGGCCTACCGGGTGCAGCGCACCGAAACGCCCGGCACCACTCGCCTCGACAGCGTGTACCGGCTGGTTTCGCCGCGCCTCTGGACCGTGAAGCGCACCGTGTGGCAGCCCAATGGCGACACGCTGACGACCACGACCCACTGGCGGGCCAACGGTACGTTATTTTATGTCAGCAACGAGCTGGGAACCAAGCTGCACGGCGAGCAGCTGAGCTACGATGCCCAAGGCCAGCTGCGGGGGCGTAGTCACTACGAGCACGGCCAGAAAAAAACGAGCGAGTGCCTGACCAAAGTGGCCACCGTGCGGGCCTGCGACGAGGCGGAATATGTAGAGCAGATGCCCGAGTACCCGGGTGGGATGGAAGCTATGCTGCGCTACCTGGGCCAGTCCATCCGCTACCCGGCCGCCGCGCTGAAAAAGCGCAAGCAGGGCAAGGTTTTCCTGCAATTCGTGGTCAACGAAACCGGTGAGCTGCGGGATATCCGCGTGCAGAAGGGCGTATCGGCCGAGATTGATGCCGAAGCTTTGCGGGTAGTCCGGCTGATGCCGCGCTGGACGCCGGGCACCCAGAACGGGGAGCCGGTGCCGGTGCACTACACCGTGCCCATTTCCTTTGCCATCCGATAA
- a CDS encoding toxin-antitoxin system YwqK family antitoxin yields MRRWLFGLLFSTLPCAAHAQHLAAPSDTIFYDATAERLPTRTGAVRFIITVTQPTGGGGVLQKIYAANGTLLEQIPYADAQAKKREGVALKVFGNGEIRSRRTNRNGQLEGQLQLFYLNGNLQELSSPAGRQ; encoded by the coding sequence ATGCGCCGTTGGCTCTTTGGCCTCCTGTTTTCCACGCTGCCTTGCGCCGCCCACGCCCAGCACCTAGCTGCCCCATCCGACACGATTTTCTACGATGCCACGGCTGAGCGGTTGCCCACACGGACGGGAGCCGTGCGCTTTATCATAACCGTGACCCAGCCCACGGGCGGGGGCGGGGTACTGCAGAAAATCTACGCCGCCAACGGCACACTGCTGGAGCAGATTCCCTACGCCGATGCCCAGGCCAAAAAGCGCGAGGGCGTGGCCCTGAAAGTGTTCGGCAACGGCGAAATCCGCAGCCGGCGTACCAACCGCAACGGGCAACTGGAAGGCCAGTTGCAGCTGTTCTATCTGAATGGCAACCTGCAGGAGCTGAGTAGCCCTGCGGGTCGTCAATGA
- a CDS encoding energy transducer TonB — MRISTLLLVGALLAGAVAPGRAQTLNQAFKAKGAPSDLSFGPGLLFRRDTLRTTGTAGVVTSYYPSGKKYQELPLADIKKGELQGTQTRWYESGQVQLTAEYAAGQRQGLLLTYYPDGSKRRREEFQQGVSRTSACYSAASQPQTCTEYVEFPEYPGGLKALLTDIGRRVKYPRKQIRQGVEGKVLINFIIDKTGSVQGAYVLKSLAPVLDQEALRVVNSLVGWTPGRLDGELVDALFTLPVTFAIQ, encoded by the coding sequence ATGCGTATTTCTACCCTGCTGCTGGTTGGGGCCTTGCTCGCAGGAGCAGTTGCTCCTGGCCGCGCCCAAACGCTCAACCAAGCCTTCAAAGCCAAAGGAGCCCCCTCAGACCTAAGCTTCGGCCCGGGCCTGCTGTTTCGGCGCGACACGCTGCGGACCACCGGAACGGCGGGCGTGGTGACCAGCTATTACCCCTCGGGCAAGAAGTACCAGGAACTGCCGCTGGCCGATATTAAAAAGGGTGAGCTGCAGGGTACCCAAACCCGTTGGTACGAAAGCGGGCAGGTACAGCTCACGGCCGAATACGCGGCCGGCCAGCGCCAGGGCCTGCTGCTGACTTATTACCCGGATGGCAGCAAGCGGCGGCGGGAAGAGTTCCAGCAGGGCGTCAGCCGCACAAGCGCGTGTTACTCCGCTGCCAGCCAGCCCCAGACCTGTACCGAATACGTCGAGTTTCCGGAGTACCCTGGGGGTCTCAAGGCCCTGCTGACCGATATTGGGAGACGGGTGAAGTATCCCCGTAAGCAAATCCGGCAGGGCGTGGAGGGCAAGGTGCTTATCAACTTCATCATCGACAAAACTGGGTCCGTGCAGGGCGCTTACGTGCTCAAAAGCCTGGCACCGGTGCTGGACCAGGAAGCCCTGCGCGTAGTCAACAGCTTGGTGGGCTGGACGCCCGGCCGGCTGGATGGGGAATTGGTCGACGCTTTGTTTACGCTGCCGGTCACGTTTGCTATTCAATAA
- the alaS gene encoding alanine--tRNA ligase produces the protein MSLPTASHVRQQFLDFFASKGHHIVPSAPIVVKDDPTLLFINSGMAPFKDYFLGNKPAPYKRIADTQKCLRVSGKHNDLEEVGYDTYHHTMFEMLGNWSFGDYFKKDAIAWAWELLTEVYKLEKDRLYVTYFEGDEKDGTAADTETQDLWRQYTTDDRILPGNKKDNFWEMGDTGPCGPCTEIHIDLRSAEERAQKPGRELVNADHPQVVEIWNNVFMEFQRLADKSLIKLPEQSVDTGMGFERLMMAVSGVKSNYDTDVFQPLIQFIAAEAGVKYHGTAPATVNDQPATEEEKTDIAIRVLADHIRTISFAIADGQLPSNVKAGYVIRRILRRAVRYAFSSLGQKQPFLYKLVPVLADQMASIFPELKQQTQFVQRVVEEEEVAFLKTLENGLRRLDALEETARQNGNRIDGKTAFELSDTFGFPLDLTALIAREKGLTVDEEGFQKELAQQKNRSRNAQETEQSDWTVVLESEEQPAFVGYDLEEAPAKILRYRKIDKKGKTEYQVVLDQTPFYAESGGQIGDTGYLESPLSKVRVIDTKKENDLIVHTVLDLPQDLDADFSARIDHARRELIRKNHTATHLLQAALREVLGSHVQQKGSLVNDKLLRFDFSHFTKVTDEQLREIERMVNEQIRRQIPLDERRNVPIAEAKSLGAMALFGEKYGEFVRVITFDKDYSVELCGGTHVRGTGEIGFFKITSESAVGAGVRRIEAVTGETAEAYVDQQIDLLNQVREALGNPQHLLPSLQKQTEEIAALRKQIEQFEQQSINQQKDQLAAQVKPLGGVNFLAAQVQVGSADGLKTLAYNLRQTVENLVLVLGADIEGKPQLAVMLDDDIAKAGKLNASTLVRELAKEIQGGGGGQPFFATAGGKNVAGLGAAIAKAEELIGKSLA, from the coding sequence ATGTCACTTCCCACCGCCAGCCACGTCCGCCAGCAGTTCCTGGATTTCTTCGCTTCCAAAGGCCACCACATTGTGCCCTCGGCGCCCATCGTGGTAAAGGACGACCCTACGCTGCTGTTCATCAACTCGGGCATGGCCCCGTTCAAGGATTACTTCCTGGGCAACAAGCCCGCCCCCTACAAGCGCATTGCCGACACCCAGAAGTGCCTGCGCGTGTCGGGCAAGCACAACGATTTGGAAGAGGTAGGCTACGACACCTACCACCATACCATGTTCGAAATGCTGGGCAACTGGTCGTTTGGCGACTATTTCAAGAAGGACGCCATTGCCTGGGCCTGGGAGCTGCTCACCGAAGTCTATAAGCTGGAAAAAGACCGCCTCTACGTCACCTACTTCGAGGGCGACGAGAAAGACGGCACTGCCGCCGACACCGAAACCCAGGACTTGTGGCGCCAGTACACCACCGACGACCGGATTCTGCCCGGCAACAAGAAGGACAACTTCTGGGAAATGGGCGACACCGGTCCCTGCGGCCCTTGCACCGAAATCCACATCGACCTGCGCTCCGCAGAGGAGCGGGCCCAGAAGCCCGGCCGTGAGCTGGTAAATGCCGACCACCCGCAGGTAGTCGAAATCTGGAACAACGTGTTCATGGAGTTTCAGCGCCTGGCCGACAAGTCCCTCATTAAGCTGCCCGAGCAGAGCGTGGACACCGGCATGGGCTTCGAGCGCCTGATGATGGCCGTCTCGGGCGTGAAGTCGAACTACGACACCGACGTGTTCCAGCCCCTGATTCAGTTTATTGCTGCTGAAGCTGGCGTAAAATACCACGGCACGGCCCCAGCCACCGTAAACGACCAGCCGGCCACCGAGGAAGAAAAAACCGACATTGCCATCCGGGTGCTGGCCGACCACATCCGTACCATCAGCTTCGCCATTGCCGACGGACAGCTGCCTTCCAACGTGAAGGCCGGCTACGTGATTCGCCGCATCCTGCGCCGTGCCGTGCGCTACGCGTTTTCATCCTTGGGTCAGAAACAGCCCTTCCTCTATAAGCTCGTGCCGGTATTGGCCGACCAGATGGCCAGCATTTTTCCCGAGCTCAAGCAGCAGACTCAATTTGTGCAGCGCGTGGTAGAGGAGGAGGAAGTAGCTTTCCTCAAAACCCTCGAAAACGGCCTGCGCCGCCTCGACGCCCTGGAAGAAACCGCCCGCCAGAACGGCAACCGTATCGACGGCAAAACCGCCTTTGAATTGTCGGATACCTTCGGCTTCCCCTTGGACCTCACGGCCCTGATTGCCCGCGAAAAGGGCCTGACCGTGGACGAGGAAGGCTTCCAGAAAGAGCTGGCCCAGCAGAAAAACCGCAGCCGCAACGCCCAGGAAACCGAGCAGAGCGACTGGACGGTGGTGCTGGAATCGGAGGAGCAGCCGGCTTTCGTGGGCTACGACCTGGAGGAGGCCCCGGCCAAAATCCTGCGCTACCGCAAAATCGACAAGAAGGGCAAAACCGAGTACCAGGTGGTGCTCGACCAGACTCCGTTCTACGCCGAGTCGGGTGGGCAGATCGGCGACACGGGCTACCTGGAGTCACCGTTGAGCAAGGTGCGGGTCATTGACACCAAGAAGGAAAACGACCTGATTGTGCACACCGTCCTGGACCTGCCCCAGGACCTGGACGCCGACTTCTCGGCCCGCATCGACCACGCCCGGCGCGAGCTGATTCGCAAAAACCACACGGCCACCCACTTGCTGCAGGCCGCCCTGCGCGAGGTGCTGGGCTCGCACGTGCAGCAGAAAGGCTCCCTGGTGAACGACAAGCTGCTGCGCTTCGACTTCTCGCACTTCACCAAGGTTACCGACGAGCAGCTGCGCGAGATTGAGCGGATGGTCAATGAGCAGATTCGCCGGCAGATTCCCCTGGATGAGCGCCGCAACGTGCCCATTGCCGAGGCCAAAAGCCTGGGCGCCATGGCCTTGTTCGGCGAGAAGTACGGTGAGTTCGTGCGCGTCATCACCTTCGACAAAGACTACTCCGTAGAGCTCTGCGGCGGTACTCACGTGCGCGGTACCGGTGAAATCGGCTTCTTTAAAATCACCTCCGAAAGCGCCGTGGGTGCCGGTGTGCGCCGCATCGAGGCCGTAACCGGCGAAACCGCCGAAGCCTACGTGGACCAGCAAATTGACCTGCTGAATCAGGTGCGCGAGGCCCTGGGCAACCCCCAGCACCTGCTGCCCAGCCTGCAGAAGCAAACCGAGGAAATTGCCGCCCTACGTAAGCAAATCGAGCAGTTTGAGCAGCAAAGCATCAACCAGCAGAAAGACCAGCTAGCCGCCCAGGTCAAGCCGCTCGGCGGCGTCAACTTCCTGGCCGCTCAGGTGCAGGTCGGCTCGGCCGACGGCCTCAAAACCCTAGCCTACAACCTGCGCCAGACCGTAGAAAACCTGGTGCTGGTGCTCGGCGCCGACATCGAAGGCAAGCCCCAGTTGGCCGTCATGCTCGACGACGACATTGCCAAAGCCGGCAAGCTCAATGCCTCCACGCTGGTGCGGGAGCTGGCCAAGGAAATCCAGGGCGGGGGCGGTGGTCAGCCCTTCTTCGCCACGGCCGGCGGCAAGAACGTGGCCGGCCTGGGTGCCGCCATTGCCAAGGCCGAGGAGCTCATTGGCAAGTCGCTGGCGTAA
- a CDS encoding MerR family transcriptional regulator has protein sequence MPYKERDIEKQYFTIGEVAAQFNVAPSLIRFWETEFEELRPRKSKKGNRLYTPQDVDIFRTIYHLVKERGYTIPGARDMLKQKGPQLKEKIDVIQSLEKVRGFLVTMKKELDAIGKAQQG, from the coding sequence ATGCCCTACAAAGAGCGCGACATCGAGAAGCAGTATTTCACCATCGGCGAGGTGGCGGCCCAGTTCAACGTGGCCCCTTCGCTGATTCGCTTCTGGGAAACCGAGTTTGAGGAGCTGCGCCCGCGCAAAAGCAAGAAGGGCAACCGCCTCTACACGCCCCAGGACGTGGATATTTTCCGCACGATTTACCACTTGGTCAAGGAGCGCGGCTACACTATTCCCGGCGCCCGCGACATGCTCAAGCAGAAAGGCCCCCAGCTCAAGGAGAAAATCGACGTGATTCAGAGCCTGGAAAAAGTACGCGGCTTTCTGGTGACCATGAAAAAGGAGTTGGATGCCATTGGCAAGGCCCAGCAGGGGTAA
- a CDS encoding DUF4241 domain-containing protein: MRSFYALFAIISLTTGFCISKPSRITKPGKKTILLPPYQVTAEPAVFETSFFPNAQVRRDSLTINLTPDFLGNLPVPSGRIIATDPVSMRTTAFTTKFPRGRFPVELAVAHFNEDERVAFARIVFSAQPVARWEMALLRGQKPLAIHDSAYYGYPVDGGTGLFIDARHMMGLKNYLNNQGAYEELFIKGFELSPSGQSYRTGFLIAAHSDTLATFSTGWGDGFYATYVGFDAQNHPCRLLTDFQVISWQ, translated from the coding sequence ATGCGCTCTTTTTATGCACTGTTCGCTATCATTAGTTTAACTACCGGATTTTGTATTTCTAAACCAAGCAGAATAACTAAACCCGGAAAAAAGACGATACTGCTCCCGCCGTACCAGGTAACAGCAGAGCCCGCTGTGTTTGAAACCAGCTTTTTTCCGAACGCTCAGGTCCGCAGAGACAGCCTCACGATTAATCTGACGCCCGACTTTCTGGGTAACCTGCCCGTGCCCTCCGGCCGCATCATTGCCACTGACCCGGTTTCAATGCGCACTACGGCTTTCACAACCAAATTTCCCCGCGGCCGCTTTCCAGTGGAACTGGCAGTAGCGCATTTCAATGAGGACGAGCGTGTTGCCTTTGCCCGCATTGTATTTTCAGCACAGCCGGTAGCAAGATGGGAAATGGCCCTTCTCCGGGGTCAAAAACCCCTAGCTATCCACGACTCTGCTTATTATGGCTATCCGGTGGATGGTGGTACGGGCCTCTTTATTGATGCTAGGCACATGATGGGGCTCAAAAACTATTTAAATAATCAGGGCGCTTACGAGGAGTTATTTATCAAAGGCTTTGAGTTGTCACCCTCTGGGCAATCGTATCGAACCGGCTTTTTAATTGCGGCGCACAGTGATACGCTAGCCACTTTCTCTACAGGCTGGGGAGATGGATTCTACGCTACGTATGTCGGCTTCGACGCCCAGAATCACCCCTGCCGTTTACTAACTGACTTTCAAGTCATTTCTTGGCAGTAA